The genomic interval CACGAGCATCGCCCGCAGGCACGTGGGCCTGCGAGCGACGAGTTCATCAACGTGTCAACTCAGGTTTGAAGTGCCACTTGCCCCCGCGCGTTTTTCGTCGTCGCATCATGACTTTCACACAATAAGTACGGCCCTAGTTGAATTCAACAACAAGCTGATTACAGCAGGATTGAATTGCCTGCCAACAATCCACCGACGGTCACCAGAATTGAACAGTTGATTTTGAGAAGGGCAAGCCGTCGGATTCGTGGCTCGTGCCTTCGAACACAACCCAAGCGCCGGCCGCCGCCGCGATGCGCCGAGCCACAATACACAAAACGTCATGTCAGTGATACCGACCGGCTGATTACCGCCAGTGCGTCCACTAATCCAAGAATGCTCGACGGCTGGACTGCAAAGAGCCAACAACGTTAATAAGAGTATGAGGGCGCCGTTGTCGTCGAGATTGGCACGAACCCACCATGCTCGGCACAAAGAGCGAGTTGGCCTGAATCCGTTCACCACACGTCGCAAACGCAACGGTAGCCAGAAAGGAAATTCGGTGCGACGACTCGATCAAAAAGACCGAGACAGTCGCGTGACGCACGAAAATCAGCGCGTTGTTGCAGTAGCACGCGCCTGCTGAACCGCGGCACGCTTTTCGAGAGCTGTTGTCAGCTTGGACTGAAACTCGCGAGGGTCGGAAAAACCGACGGAACGCATCAGCAAATCGGCGTCTGGCGTGAGCACAATAATCGACGGAACACGTTCAACTTCAAGAATTTGAGCGATCTTGCGATCTTTATCAAAATCGAGATGCACGGGAATGAACTCGCTCTCGATCATCGCCACGGTCTGCTTATCGCCGAGTGTTTCGTTGTCGAAGCGGCGGCACGGCCCACACCACGTCGCCCCGAACACGATCATGATCGGCTTATCATGCTGAACCGCCAGCTTCTGAGCCGTTTTCAAGTTCGGCTGCCACTTCACCTTGGCTGCTGCCGTGGTGGCCATACGAGGGAGATCCGCGAGTACCGCCCCAGCCAGCGACGCCAAGGCGAATCCAGAACCAACCACTTCATAGAGAAACAAACGGCGGTTCATAACCGACTCCCTTCGCAATTCAGCCG from Schlesneria paludicola DSM 18645 carries:
- a CDS encoding thioredoxin family protein, with product MNRRLFLYEVVGSGFALASLAGAVLADLPRMATTAAAKVKWQPNLKTAQKLAVQHDKPIMIVFGATWCGPCRRFDNETLGDKQTVAMIESEFIPVHLDFDKDRKIAQILEVERVPSIIVLTPDADLLMRSVGFSDPREFQSKLTTALEKRAAVQQARATATTR